The following proteins are co-located in the Plasmodium brasilianum strain Bolivian I chromosome 11, whole genome shotgun sequence genome:
- a CDS encoding ribonuclease, translated as MNENKKNKLHEKVRSKRKRERFKEFSCVHYKQDIALIYKREEKILMQMQNGSKTTQYFMKSKEVDALNRSSSNELTKHGAGDGGRRSMSNPPSCYERHAHEGDNDDVIDEEEVDKDKVGNNKVDEYKAHEYKAHEYKAYEGKSAAKEGLKKGSKKDGDVHNSAIITAKQNSEKCMNKMARDKDDKDLVGKEDSCTLKEPCEQGKEFPVENKEEDELILKIINIIITQKKIINIVKLYFEKGTVQYASLKIKKILVKKTICDINFRHIQVLLVRNVDVNNINNTLVSNKKIQSFKNYLFPKQKIRKFKRLLAHIFKKNPIYLYISSFYKELTITEEEYLHCVGFLCLYLLKRANKNSKNYKKYKGILEYVRDSLLKKREAAAKKAANTEGNNAGNEAEGVEEIRDEEQQAPKNKKNKEKKKKKKNNSNSNSNSNSNSNNNNNNNNNNNNNNNNNNNDDDGKNKAGGRETGVAKVKEEGIEEQEVKEVNEERTKGRKMAEEKVKDKVKDQVKDKVKDQVKDKIKKKVKDKVKDKVKDKVKDKVKDKVKDKVKDKVKDKVKDKVKDQVKDQVKDQVKDQVKENEKEVGIESTKGRDVGEKKAKKMGQKIKEVSETKAKAVGTNTGEYNKANQKQKEQQRNTNEASSSSKNELKAKDPLTDMSIGKSAFEVKSVASDSTNISNVLNLVNMEMSKRDMVINSLRETLELVRNDIKMLREENEMMQKNLFQMQLNVSKITSYETQGNSKMNMTSNQNHKVSGIPGQAPPPSHPPTSLDNAFLVASNKISSNISSNISSIPRNGSSWIKQKNRMHIEGIEPASEETLHLSATVSSEKDNKLISPSEEVYRLKKKVFTFIKLLNMNFLSDKKKNNNNSGNYNKKRIINLNCLNNEMDKLIAMMKDSEEVVSQERVQDIHSRSFNSYDFTNNDENCFVLLENGKSVPMKDEGCLRSLLSGTERGEKTDGQSSGISRSCEEKIKSKKNGASIKDEFVTRYPLNQRNENTLEHVNIDNANAKRWGDALTMFKHKIEENECVKKKLPEKKESLKENSFINYFNFFMNKAKESIDIKKIVSSETNKGDIKRDIKGDVKGDTNAHTKEHIKREGIPKERSEQSDVSTYIKKKNKTRKNYFQEYMTYCAKMEQQSSVTKEKRENWITNSLVNEKMELKNSFPTSLDKLCNDERSENFKAVKARSSLRYDQKLDRKSKESKQQISNDSNHNKTSSRNTTTTSVRTIGDRESSGNVQKSKRKKRKRKKKKKVRRAYQVWTA; from the coding sequence atgaatgaaaataaaaagaataaattacaTGAAAAAGTAAGaagcaaaagaaaaagagaaagattTAAAGAATTTTCTTGTGTTCATTATAAACAGGATATTGCTTTAATATACAAAAGGGaagagaaaatattaatgcaAATGCAAAATGGATCTAAAACAACGCAGTATTTTATGAAGAGCAAGGAGGTGGATGCACTTAATAGGAGTTCGTCAAATGAACTTACAAAGCATGGTGCAGGGGATGGCGGAAGACGTAGCATGAGTAATCCTCCGAGTTGCTACGAAAGACATGCACATGAAGGCGACAATGATGATGTTATAGATGAGGAGGAGGTGGATAAGGACAAAGTGGGTAACAATAAAGTGGACGAGTACAAAGCGCACGAGTACAAAGCGCACGAGTACAAAGCGTATGAAGGGAAAAGTGCAGCAAAAGAGGGACTAAAAAAGGGGTCAAAAAAGGACGGAGACGTCCACAACTCTGCTATTATCACCGCTAAACAGAATAGCGAGAAATGTATGAACAAAATGGCAAGGGATAAAGATGACAAGGACTTGGTAGGAAAGGAGGATAGCTGTACTTTAAAAGAGCCTTGTGAACAAGGAAAGGAATTTCCAgtggaaaataaagaagaagatgaattaatactaaaaattataaacattattataacacaaaaaaaaataataaatattgtaaaactatattttgaaaaaggaACAGTACAATATGCtagtttaaaaataaaaaaaattttagttaaaaaaacaatatgtGATATAAATTTTCGACATATACAAGTATTGTTAGTAAGGAATGTTGAtgtgaataatataaacaatacGTTGgttagtaataaaaaaattcaatcTTTTAAAAACTATCTTTTTccaaagcaaaaaataagaaagttTAAACGTTTGCTAgctcatatatttaaaaagaaccCTATATATCTTTACATTTCAAGTTTTTACAAAGAATTGACAATAACAGAAGAGGAATACTTACATTGTGTGGGTTTCTTATGCTTATATCTACTAAAGAGAGCGAATAAGAACTccaaaaattacaaaaaatataaaggtaTTCTTGAATATGTTAGGGATAGTTTACTCAAAAAAAGGGAAGCAGCAGCGAAAAAAGCAGCAAACACAGAAGGCAATAATGCAGGGAACGAAGCAGAGGGTGTGGAGGAAATAAGGGACGAGGAGCAACAGGCTCctaaaaataagaagaataaagaaaagaaaaaaaaaaaaaagaataatagtaatagtaatagtaatagtaatagcaatagtaataataataataataataataataataataataataataataataataataataatgatgatgatggCAAAAATAAAGCGGGAGGTAGAGAAACAGGCGTAGCGAAGGTAAAAGAGGAAGGAATAGAAGAACAAGAAGTAAAAGAGGTAAACGAAGAACGAACAAAAGGGAGGAAAATGGCTGAAGAGAAAGTAAAAGACAAAGTAAAAGACCAGGTAAAAGACAAAGTAAAAGACCAAGTAaaagacaaaataaaaaagaaagtaaaaGATAAAGTAAAAGATAAAGTAAAAGATAAAGTAAAAGATAAAGTAAAAGATAAAGTAAAAGACAAAGTAAAAGACAAAGTAAAAGACAAAGTAAAAGACAAAGTAAAAGACCAAGTAAAAGACCAAGTAAAAGACCAAGTAAAAGACCAAGTAAAAGAGAATGAAAAAGAGGTAGGTATAGAGAGTACAAAAGGTAGAGATGTAGGcgaaaaaaaggcaaaaaaaatgggacagaaaataaaagaggtGAGTGAAACGAAGGCAAAAGCGGTAGGAACGAACACAGGGGAGTATAACAAGGCAAACCAGAAGCAGAAGGAGCAGCAAAGAAACACCAATGAAGCGTCATCAAGtagtaaaaatgaattaaaggCAAAAGATCCTTTAACAGATATGAGTATTGGCAAATCCGCATTTGAAGTGAAAAGTGTAGCTTCTGACAGCACAAACATTTCGAATGTGTTAAATTTAGTAAACATGGAAATGAGCAAGAGAGACATGGTAATAAACAGTCTAAGAGAGACGCTCGAATTAGTAAgaaatgatattaaaatGCTTAGAGAAGAAAACGAAATGatgcaaaaaaatttatttcagaTGCAATTGAATGTAAGTAAAATTACATCATATGAGACTCAAGGAAACTCTAAAATGAATATGACATCTAATCAAAACCACAAGGTTAGTGGTATCCCGGGACAGGCACCTCCCCCGTCTCATCCACCCACGAGCCTAGATAATGCATTTTTAGTGGCCTCTAATAAAATTAGCAGCAATATTAGCAGTAACATTAGCAGCATTCCTCGCAATGGCAGTAGCTGGattaagcaaaaaaatagGATGCACATAGAGGGAATTGAACCCGCCTCTGAGGAGACATTGCATTTATCTGCTACTGTAAGCAGTGAAAAGGACAATAAATTGATTAGTCCAAGTGAAGAAGTATATagactgaaaaaaaaagttttcacgttcataaaattgttaaacATGAATTTCCTTTCTGATAAGAAGAAGAACAACAACAATAGTGgaaattataataagaaaaggataataaatttaaattgtcTAAATAATGAAATGGATAAACTAATTGCTATGATGAAGGATAGTGAAGAAGTCGTTAGTCAGGAACGTGTACAAGACATACACTCACGAAGCTTTAATAGTTACGATTTTACgaataatgatgaaaattgTTTTGTGCTACTAGAAAATGGGAAAAGCGTACCGATGAAGGATGAAGGATGTCTAAGGAGTTTGTTAAGCGGCACTGAGAGGGGTGAGAAGACGGACGGACAGAGTAGTGGTATTAGCCGCAGTTGtgaagagaaaataaaatcgAAGAAGAATGGTGCATCTATTAAGGACGAATTTGTAACAAGGTATCCTTTGAACCAGAGGAACGAAAATACCCTTGAACATGTGAACATAGATAATGCTAATGCAAAGAGATGGGGAGATGCATTAACAATGTTTAAACACAAAATTGAGGAGAATGAATGTGTAAAGAAGAAGTTACCAGAAAAGAAAGAATCATTGAAAGAAAAcagttttataaattattttaatttttttatgaacaaagCTAAGGAAAGTATagacattaaaaaaatagtatctTCAGAGACAAATAAGGGGGATATTAAAAGAGATATCAAAGGAGACGTTAAGGGGGATACTAATGCACACACAAAGGAACACATTAAGAGAGAGGGCATACCAAAGGAACGGAGTGAACAATCCGATGTGTctacttatataaaaaaaaagaacaaaacaagaaaaaattattttcaagaGTATATGACTTATTGTGCTAAAATGGAACAACAAAGTAGTGTTACAAAGGAAAAGAGGGAGAATTGGATAACTAACTCACTTGTAAATGAAAAGATGGAATTAAAGAATTCCTTTCCCACTAGCTTAGATAAACTTTGCAATGATGAAAGaagtgaaaattttaaagctGTAAAGGCAAGGAGTAGCTTAAGGTACGATCAAAAATTAGATAGGAAGAGCAAAGAGTCAAAGCAACAAATAAGTAATGATAGTAATCATAATAAAACAAGTAGTAGGAATACTACCACGACTTCCGTCCGTACAATCGGCGATAGGGAAAGCAGCGGAAATGTACAAAAAAGTAAGagaaagaagagaaaaagaaaaaaaaaaaaaaaagtaaggaGAGCATACCAAGTATGGACAGCATAA